The following coding sequences lie in one Myxococcus xanthus genomic window:
- a CDS encoding DUF3105 domain-containing protein has protein sequence MRYDAAVMPRPLLPLLTLLALTGCGDTTSDDGDACERFSFPLSEPSPSHHLDSCSSEGCGNGENPPNSGLHCGNVAPCGVSSEPVAPCLYVHNLEHGHAVFLYNCPDGCPDEVAKLEAAAAAAPRGGNGVRRALVAPDPQLPRRVAAMLWRRTYLADSADPDALRCLMQLQDRGAPEPGLTCPAR, from the coding sequence ATGCGGTATGACGCGGCCGTGATGCCCCGTCCTCTCCTCCCCCTCCTCACGCTCCTCGCGCTCACCGGCTGCGGCGACACCACTTCCGACGATGGCGACGCGTGTGAGCGATTCAGCTTTCCGCTGTCGGAGCCGAGCCCTTCGCACCACCTCGACAGCTGTTCGAGTGAAGGGTGCGGCAACGGGGAGAATCCGCCCAACTCCGGCCTCCACTGCGGAAACGTGGCTCCGTGCGGGGTCTCCTCCGAGCCCGTGGCCCCTTGCCTCTATGTCCACAACCTGGAGCACGGGCACGCGGTGTTCCTCTACAACTGCCCGGACGGCTGTCCTGACGAAGTGGCAAAGCTCGAAGCCGCGGCAGCGGCAGCGCCTCGCGGAGGTAACGGCGTCCGCCGGGCCCTGGTGGCGCCGGATCCCCAGCTTCCCCGGAGAGTGGCCGCGATGCTGTGGCGCCGCACGTACCTGGCTGACTCCGCGGACCCCGACGCCCTTCGTTGCCTGATGCAGCTCCAGGACCGCGGTGCGCCGGAGCCGGGGCTGACGTGCCCCGCGCGCTGA
- a CDS encoding SDR family oxidoreductase: MRDMKDSLKGRVALVAGGTRGAGRGIAVQLGAAGATVYVTGRTTRAQRSEQNRPETIEDTAEQVTAAGGIGIAVQTDHLVPEQVKALVERIDREQGRLDVLVNDIWGGEHIFEWNKSVWEHSLDKGLRLLRLGVDTHLITSHFALPLLIRRPGGLVVEVTDGTADYNATNYRISTFYDLAKASVLRLAWSQARELKPHGATAVSLTPGWMRSEGMLEHFGVTEANWRDATVKEPHFVISETPAYVGRAVAALASDADKARWNGQSLSSGQLARVYGFTDLDGSQPDAWRYVVEVQDAGKPADATGYR, from the coding sequence ATGCGGGACATGAAAGATTCCCTGAAGGGACGCGTGGCACTGGTCGCGGGCGGCACGCGCGGGGCGGGCCGGGGCATCGCGGTGCAGCTCGGCGCGGCGGGCGCCACTGTCTACGTCACGGGCCGGACGACACGGGCGCAGCGCTCGGAGCAGAACCGGCCGGAGACCATCGAGGACACCGCCGAACAGGTGACGGCGGCGGGTGGGATTGGCATCGCCGTGCAAACGGACCACCTGGTGCCCGAACAGGTGAAGGCCCTGGTGGAGCGCATCGACCGGGAACAGGGCCGGCTCGACGTGCTCGTGAACGACATCTGGGGCGGCGAACACATCTTCGAGTGGAACAAGAGCGTGTGGGAGCACTCGCTCGACAAGGGGCTGCGGCTGCTCCGGCTGGGCGTGGACACGCACCTCATCACCAGCCACTTCGCCCTGCCGCTGCTCATCCGCCGCCCGGGAGGGCTCGTGGTCGAGGTCACCGACGGCACCGCCGACTACAACGCGACGAACTACCGCATCTCCACGTTCTATGACCTCGCGAAGGCCTCCGTCCTCCGGCTGGCGTGGAGCCAGGCGCGGGAGCTGAAGCCCCATGGCGCCACCGCCGTCTCGCTGACGCCGGGCTGGATGCGCTCCGAAGGCATGCTGGAGCACTTCGGCGTCACGGAGGCGAACTGGCGCGATGCGACGGTGAAGGAGCCCCACTTCGTCATCTCGGAGACGCCGGCCTATGTCGGCCGTGCCGTGGCCGCGCTGGCATCGGACGCGGACAAGGCCCGGTGGAACGGACAGTCCCTGTCCAGCGGCCAGCTCGCACGCGTCTACGGCTTCACGGACCTGGATGGCAGCCAGCCCGATGCCTGGCGCTACGTCGTCGAGGTCCAGGACGCGGGCAAGCCCGCCGACGCCACTGGTTACCGGTAG
- a CDS encoding metallophosphoesterase has translation MRHLRTAVPMALLGLLAACGGPVESQPEVTSAESALNCASLSRAVHHRIKPVNGDSLYTLNANEAANAATTWGYTEDQGVAFLAAASTGTGLSPVYRIYSPSQQEHFWTIDEAERNDLMQNGGYTTNENVGFYASKTAAACLVPVYRFSNTTLRKHRFAITEAQRNALTSAGWVDQGIKFYAAPESAPPVDTKFTFAVIPDTQNEVLATPPARLSHRYQWLVDNRSSLDLRFVLHTGDVVNWDTPDHIQYVRASEATEILDAADLPYVYAIGNHDTAAVCPGGSACPGNVNANLRDTTTFNTHFPLTRFTALGGVYEPGRIDNSYHTFSAGSLDWLVLNLELWARTGAVDWAKTVLAQHPRHNVIINTHSHLNGSGAIEQSNGGYGNNSPQYVFDQLIKQYANVRFVFSGHTGNAAYRASTGVHGNTIHQILTAYHENASNLTRLVEVDTAANTFSTRVYSPMTNAEKQDGSKFSISNVSWVR, from the coding sequence TTGAGACACCTGAGAACCGCGGTCCCTATGGCACTGCTGGGCCTGCTGGCGGCGTGCGGCGGCCCGGTTGAGTCGCAGCCCGAGGTCACCAGCGCCGAGTCCGCGCTGAACTGCGCCTCACTGAGCCGGGCCGTCCATCACCGCATCAAGCCGGTCAACGGAGACAGCCTCTACACGCTCAACGCGAACGAGGCCGCCAACGCCGCCACCACCTGGGGCTACACGGAAGACCAGGGTGTGGCCTTCCTCGCCGCGGCCTCCACGGGGACGGGGTTGTCCCCCGTCTACCGCATCTACAGTCCCAGCCAGCAGGAGCACTTCTGGACCATCGATGAGGCCGAGCGGAACGACCTCATGCAGAACGGGGGCTACACGACGAACGAGAACGTCGGCTTCTACGCGTCGAAGACGGCGGCGGCGTGCCTCGTTCCCGTGTACCGCTTCTCCAACACCACGCTGCGCAAGCACCGCTTCGCCATCACCGAGGCCCAGCGCAATGCGCTCACCTCCGCCGGCTGGGTCGACCAGGGCATCAAGTTCTACGCCGCACCAGAGTCCGCGCCGCCGGTCGACACGAAGTTCACCTTCGCCGTCATCCCCGACACGCAGAACGAGGTCCTCGCGACGCCCCCCGCGAGGCTCAGCCACCGGTACCAGTGGCTGGTGGACAACCGGAGTTCGCTCGACCTGCGCTTCGTGCTGCACACGGGCGACGTCGTGAACTGGGACACGCCGGACCACATCCAGTACGTGCGCGCCAGCGAAGCCACCGAGATTCTGGACGCCGCCGACCTCCCCTACGTCTACGCCATTGGCAACCATGACACGGCGGCCGTGTGCCCCGGCGGCAGCGCCTGCCCGGGCAACGTCAACGCCAACCTGCGCGACACCACCACCTTCAACACGCACTTCCCGCTCACGCGCTTCACCGCGCTGGGTGGCGTCTACGAGCCGGGGAGAATCGACAACTCCTACCACACCTTCTCCGCCGGCAGCCTGGACTGGTTGGTGCTCAACCTGGAGCTGTGGGCCCGCACGGGCGCCGTGGACTGGGCGAAGACGGTGCTGGCGCAACATCCGCGTCACAACGTCATCATCAACACCCACTCCCACCTGAACGGCAGCGGCGCCATCGAGCAGAGCAATGGCGGTTATGGCAACAACAGCCCGCAGTACGTGTTCGACCAGCTCATCAAGCAGTACGCCAACGTGCGGTTCGTCTTCTCCGGACACACGGGCAATGCCGCATACCGGGCCAGCACGGGGGTCCACGGCAACACCATCCATCAAATCCTGACGGCGTACCACGAGAACGCATCGAACCTGACGCGGCTGGTGGAGGTGGACACCGCGGCCAACACCTTCTCCACGCGGGTGTACTCGCCGATGACGAACGCGGAGAAGCAGGACGGCTCCAAATTCTCCATCAGTAACGTG